The Populus alba chromosome 6, ASM523922v2, whole genome shotgun sequence genome contains a region encoding:
- the LOC118048162 gene encoding E3 ubiquitin-protein ligase RSL1, whose amino-acid sequence MSTFTNRDDDDDYDYDYEDFDDEDLLSLLSEQRRELMAAESLETDLDFAFRLQLQEAINASIPLLPSTSASTSASTSASTSASTSASASTSTASALIGKVEITAPLSTLQYEEISKLEQKLKDRRQSEVETRRIRKDLDRRIHDQKVAREVLEIPEEEWLEWGDDFVKEEEEDTESVVFKLYFKGLVSEEKGNKVFGGIGIAICDPMNNLVFEISKPLIGNGRSKNAAEAKALIEGLNAALALDLKRIAVYCHCCPLYNFVTGKWSARQRKVAVLINQIALLRGKFVYCNPVLVPRNDIEYAFRFAREAIISQITMQPAESTHERVAIIEACVICLEDTDVEHIFPVDECQHRYCFSCMKQHVEVKLLHGMMPKCPHEGCDSLLNVESCRKFLTPKLIEMMCLRIKEASIPVSEKIYCPYPKCSALMSKTEVFEYAKSAVAAGLQCVGARKCSKCHGLFCINCKVPWHDNMTCSSYKRMNPNNPAEDVKLKSLATRNLWRQCVKCNHMIELAEGCYHMTCRCGYDFCYNCGAEWKDKKATCSCPLWDEDNILYAENDIDFDEDDFDEDEDEDEDEDDYYDSESDGYFI is encoded by the exons ATGAGCACGTTTACCAACAgagacgacgacgacgactaCGACTACGACTACGAAGACTTCGACGACGAGGACCTTCTCTCCCTCCTTTCCGAACAGCGGCGAGAACTAATGGCTGCCGAATCCCTAGAAACCGACCTCGACTTTGCCTTCCGACTTCAACTCCAAGAAGCCATAAACGCCTCCATACCTCTCCTCCCGTCCACATCCGCCTCCACGTCCGCCTCCACATCCGCCTCCACGTCCGCCTCCACATCCGCCTCCGCCTCTACCTCAACTGCGTCGGCTCTGATCGGCAAAGTCGAAATTACTGCACCTTTATCCACTCTACAATATGAAGAAATCTCAAAATTAGAGCAAAAGCTAAAAGATCGTAGACAATCAGAAGTCGAAACGCGCAGGATCAGGAAAGATCTCGACCGTCGAATCCATGACCAGAAAGTAGCTCGAGAGGTTCTGGAAATACCAGAGGAAGAGTGGCTAGAGTGGGGAGATGATTtcgtaaaagaagaagaagaagatactgAATCAGTTGTATTCAAGCTGTATTTCAAGGGCTTGGTTAGTGAAGAAAAAGGGAATAAAGTTTTCGGTGGAATTGGAATTGCGATTTGTGACCCGATgaataatttggtttttgaaataAGCAAGCCACTGATTGGGAATGGAAGGAGCAAGAATGCGGCCGAAGCTAAGGCTTTGATCGAAGGCCTTAATGCTGCTCTTGCTTTGGACCTTAAGAGAATTGCTGTGTATTGCCATTGTTGTCcgctttataattttgttactGGGAAATGGTCTGCGAGGCAGAGGAAGGTTGCTGTGTTAATCAATCAGATAGCTCTTCTTCGAGGGAAGTTTGTCTATTGTAACCCTGTTCTTGTGCCACGGAATGATATTGAATATGCATTTAGATTTGCTAGAGAGGCTATAATTTCTCAGATCACGATGCAGCCAGCAGAATCCACCCACGAGAGGGTTGCCATTATTGAGGCTTGTGTTATTTGTCTTGAAGATACTGATGTTGAACATATCTTTCCGGTTGATGAATGCCAGCATAGGTACTGTTTTTCTTGTATGAAACAGCATGTGGAGGTTAAATTGCTCCATGGAATGATGCCGAAATGCCCTCATGAAGGATGTGACTCTTTGCTTAACGTTGAAAGCTGTAGGAAATTCTTGACACCTAAATTAATTGAGATGATGTGCCTACGTATAAAGGAAGCTTCGATCCCAGTTTCGGAGAAAATCTACTGCCCGTATCCTAAATGCTCTGCATTGATGTCGAAAACTGAGGTTTTTGAATATGCTAAAAGTGCAGTTGCTGCTGGTTTGCAATGTGTTGGTGCAAGGAAATGTTCGAAATGCCATGGccttttttgtattaattgCAAGGTCCCATGGCATGATAACATGACATGTTCTAGTTACAAAAGAATGAATCCTAACAACCCTGCAGAAGATGTCAAACTGAAATCTCTTGCAACAAGGAACCTATGGCGTCAATGTGTGAAGTGCAACCATATGATTGAACTTGCTGAAGGTTGTTACCACATGACTTGCAG ATGTGGCTACGATTTTTGCTATAATTGTGGAGCTGAGTGGAAGGACAAGAAAGCAACATGCTCTTGTCCACTCTGGGATGAGGATAATATCTTGTATGCAGAAAATGATATAGACTTTGATGAAGATGATTTTGATGAGGATGAGGACGAGGACGAGGACGAGGATGATTACTATGACTCCGAATCTGAcggttattttatttag
- the LOC118048161 gene encoding uncharacterized protein: MPCLYISTNVNLDDVDKDPIFSEATKAVATIIGRPEHLVMVILKGLVAISFNGNKEPAAYAEIVSMGGITKQVKRNLIATLGTILEAKLSIPRARFFLKVYDTTAAGNSSKL; encoded by the exons ATGCCTTGCCTTTATATCTCTACCAACGTCAACCTTGATGATGTCGATAAGGATCCTATCTTCTCCGAGGCAACAAAAGCTGTTGCTACCATCATCGGCAGACCTGAACAC CTTGTGATGGTCATACTGAAAGGACTGGTGGCCATATCATTCAATGGGAACAAAGAACCAGCTGCATATGCAGAGATTGTGTCAATGGGTGGCATTACCAAGCAGGTTAAGAGGAATCTAATAGCTACTCTTGGCACAATTCTTGAGGCCAAGTTATCCATCCCCAGGGCACGATTCTTCCTTAAAGTTTATGATACAACAGCTGCTGGTAACAGCTCCAAGTTGTAG